One Vespa crabro chromosome 1, iyVesCrab1.2, whole genome shotgun sequence genomic region harbors:
- the LOC124432648 gene encoding putative RNA polymerase II subunit B1 CTD phosphatase RPAP2 produces MNDSTINSFTKKQLGERIKARKKMSKAQIQLAIIKKKQCDARALKIVEQLLEPIVETQWLLQNLQHINKSHMEDVIEERAIVKLCGYVLCKNPITVIITQKFHISTKRNKVYDVTRRKNFCSSYCYGACNYLLEQMLTSPLWLREQEEIPVFHLLSSNLQTKRDMLGDEVYVNDILSENDKEYIEPAETFEEAESQILDEVTNVYDKLPKSNDKVSNIISNEHTVFENTSSEYSVPKSVQTEDFKVHNNNLKSYQDTIGNIKASNLSTNTKYSNETNENFNEQTEIIQKCYEVPVLAKNSKTLLDCEKHEKIIENTSNIQIVEKKCEEDKKINEFIIIKQNILDKKEYPIENEKDKYENVQKMNNNKVTRNASTKNIRKKKISEDSEQSSTKFYALTMRVEKSVKEWITEDTISFLQGDSDIRLQLMENFIQHERYVQLCKKLNKLQLQDEKEDCIDLSSNTLKPLPHFSILQEEADKIELKVHAFYEGRMVIDQPKKVVENNETCTSYPILPLIDAHAPKALRRKIFLDKLHKILPDLLRMLADSTRCYTIMEYINDNSSNTLIKGLVNTFSLSASNIIFKTAEWTLVGLIIIKMLSIMDPQLKILLATKQASIYISMVLMSYKLDSYYLDRFIIELTNNPKIFEIK; encoded by the exons ATGAACGATTCTACAATAAATTCATTTACCAAAAAACAATTAGGTGAAAGAATAAAAGCTAGAAAAAAGATGAG tAAGGCACAAATACAATTagcaattattaaaaaaaaacaatgcgATGCTAGAGCTTTAAAGATTGTTGAACAACTTTTGGAACCTATTGTTGAAACACAGTGGCTCCTTCAAAAT TTGCAACATATCAATAAAAGTCATATGGAAGATGTAATCGAAGAAAGAGCAATAGTGAAATTATGTGGTTATGTTCTTTGCAAAAATcctataacagtaataattactcaaaaatttcatatatctacaaaaagaaacaaagtttATGATGTTACACGTAGAAAGAATTTTTGTAGTTCATATTGTTATGGAGCATGTAATTATCTTCTTGAACAAATGCTCACTAGTCCACTTTGGTTAAGAGAACAAGAGGAGATACCAgtgtttcatttattatcttcaaatcTTCAGACAAAAAGAGATATGCTTGGAGATGAAGTATACGTAAATGATATTCTAtcagaaaatgataaagaatatatagaaCCTGCTGAAACATTTGAAGAAGCAGAAAGTCAGATATTAGACGAAGTAACAAATGTTTACGATAAATTACCGAAAAGCAATGATAaagtatcaaatattatatcaaacgAACATACAGTTTTTGAAAATACATCTTCAGAATATTCCGTACCGAAAAGTGTACAAACAGAAGATTTTAAagtgcataataataatttgaaaagttATCAAGATACAATAGGTAATATAAAAGCATCTAATTTATCTACAAACACTAAGTATTCTAATGAAACTAATGAAAACTTTAATGAACAGActgaaattattcaaaaatgcTATGAAGTACCTGTTTTGGCAAAAAATTCTAAGACATTGTTAGATTGTGAGaaacatgaaaaaataatagaaaatacgtCTAATATACAAATAGTTGAAAAGAAGTGcgaagaagataagaaaattaacgaatttataataatcaaacaaaatatcttagacaaaaaagaatatcctattgaaaatgaaaaagataaatatgaaaatgtacaaaaaatgaacaataataaagtaacaagaaatgcatccacaaaaaatataagaaaaaagaaaatatctgaaGATTCGGAACAATCTTCTACCAAATTTTATGCATTAACTATGCGAGTTGAGAAGAGTGTTAAAGAATGGATTACAGAAgatactatttcttttttacaaggAGATTCTGATATAAGATTGCaattaatggaaaattttattcaacatGAAAGATATGTACAATTATGTAAAAAGTTAAATAAGTTACAACTAcaagatgagaaagaagattGTATAGATTTATCTAGTAATACATTAAAACCATTACCTCATTTTTCTATATTGCAAGAAGAAGcagataaaattgaattaaag GTGCATGCGTTTTACGAAGGACGTATGGTAATAGATCAACCTAAGAAAGttgtagaaaataatgaaacatgTACATCATATCCTATATTACCTTTAATAGATGCACATGCACCCAAGGCGTTACGTCGTAAGATCTTTTTGGATAAACTtcataaaat attACCAGATTTGTTACGCATGTTAGCTGATAGTACTCGGTGTTATACAATAATGGAGTACATAAatgacaatagtagtaatacattaataaaagGCTTAGTGAATACGTTTTCATTATCTgcttcaaatataattttcaaaactgCTGAATGGACTCTTGTAGgactgataattattaaaat gtTAAGTATAATGGATCCACAATTGAAAATCTTATTAGCAACAAAACAAgcatcaatatatatatcaatggtATTAATGTCATATAAATTAGattcatattatttagataggtttataattgaattaacaaataatccaaaaatatttgaaattaaataa